Proteins co-encoded in one Sporosarcina sp. FSL K6-1522 genomic window:
- a CDS encoding HAMP domain-containing sensor histidine kinase, which produces MKKLRNSLLLQYLLIILLATTIIPITIPVLSIIFYNSIHQEESSNRYYNGTDLENMWHNTAKELANASEEQMYNKLQELKAIYQEADMYWVDPSGKTRDTFPESLSVPDTWSAAFAMDFIKRNRGYTIDPFTTVAFIGDNPDNGFMVLQLPRSAMVDPNDSFTKSFDYIFPVALLMILVLFIVISMLFFYRIRKRLLQLQKAMAVPEASGIPSTIEVTKEDEIGRLGQSFNRMIHELEASRMREQEEEKLRKELIANLSHDLRTPLTTIRGHAYRLKKEPLSISGQESLDFIDEKVSYMGELIENLLSYTLLSTGKYPFYPEEVDINRLIRTSFAAWYPVFENLHFDIQLDIPEKQLLWEIDPQMFHRVLDNFFQNIYRHAKSGQFIAIRIDNETIMIEDHGPGMKAKSNEQGIGIGLSVVSLMLKEMQLDWTIETSERGTRMIIRSMQSAH; this is translated from the coding sequence ATGAAAAAGTTAAGAAACTCTTTATTACTCCAATATTTGTTGATTATTCTACTAGCAACGACAATTATCCCTATCACCATCCCCGTTCTATCGATTATTTTTTACAATAGTATTCATCAAGAAGAGTCATCCAATCGCTATTATAATGGTACCGATTTAGAAAACATGTGGCATAATACAGCCAAAGAATTAGCAAATGCTTCCGAAGAACAGATGTACAATAAACTACAAGAACTAAAAGCTATTTATCAAGAAGCGGACATGTATTGGGTAGATCCATCTGGAAAAACGAGAGATACCTTTCCGGAATCACTATCCGTGCCTGATACGTGGTCAGCTGCTTTTGCGATGGACTTTATAAAAAGAAATCGCGGATACACCATTGACCCATTTACAACAGTCGCTTTTATAGGAGACAATCCTGACAATGGATTCATGGTGTTGCAACTACCACGTTCAGCGATGGTTGACCCAAATGATTCGTTCACCAAAAGTTTCGATTATATTTTTCCTGTTGCCCTCTTAATGATACTCGTTCTTTTTATTGTCATTTCGATGCTCTTTTTTTATCGAATTCGCAAAAGACTTCTACAGTTACAAAAGGCGATGGCAGTACCTGAAGCCAGTGGCATTCCATCAACCATCGAGGTAACAAAAGAGGACGAAATAGGACGTCTCGGTCAATCTTTTAATCGCATGATTCATGAGCTAGAAGCTAGTAGAATGCGCGAGCAAGAGGAAGAAAAACTTCGAAAAGAGCTCATTGCAAATTTATCGCATGATTTGCGAACGCCACTGACAACAATTCGTGGACATGCCTATCGCTTGAAGAAAGAACCGCTCAGTATATCAGGGCAGGAGTCGTTAGATTTTATCGATGAAAAAGTAAGTTATATGGGCGAACTCATCGAAAACTTACTGTCTTATACACTGTTATCTACAGGAAAATATCCATTCTATCCGGAGGAAGTGGATATCAATCGACTCATTCGCACTTCTTTCGCTGCATGGTATCCCGTTTTTGAGAATCTGCATTTCGATATCCAATTAGATATTCCTGAGAAACAATTGTTATGGGAAATAGATCCTCAAATGTTTCATCGAGTGTTGGATAACTTTTTCCAAAATATTTATCGACATGCAAAAAGTGGACAGTTTATAGCCATACGAATCGACAACGAAACGATTATGATTGAAGATCATGGACCTGGGATGAAAGCGAAATCGAACGAGCAAGGGATTGGAATCGGTCTCTCCGTCGTTTCCTTGATGCTCAAGGAAATGCAGCTAGACTGGACGATTGAAACGAGTGAACGAGGTACAAGGATGATTATCAGAAGTATGCAAAGTGCTCACTAA
- a CDS encoding response regulator transcription factor, which translates to MKEILYIEDDLEIGTIVKEDLEQRGYSVRWLTSGEKAIETLGDAQVVILDVMLPGLDGFTVGQRLKYHHPNVSILMLSARTAVDDKLQGLRFADDYVTKPFHPEELAARIDVLFRRNQHAVSQEIQLKHLTVNLTENRIVKKDGEEIFLTAKQHQIFMYLLRHPNQILTKEQLYEAVWGESYIEGDKTLMVHIRYLREKIEEDPSAPKIVETIRGIGYRVKQ; encoded by the coding sequence TTGAAGGAAATATTGTATATTGAAGATGATCTAGAGATTGGTACAATCGTCAAAGAGGACTTAGAGCAACGTGGCTATTCGGTGCGTTGGCTCACCTCTGGGGAAAAAGCGATTGAAACGCTTGGCGATGCACAAGTAGTCATTTTGGATGTAATGCTCCCAGGGCTTGATGGTTTTACAGTTGGTCAACGTTTAAAGTACCATCACCCTAATGTATCGATTCTCATGTTGTCAGCTCGAACAGCTGTTGACGATAAACTTCAAGGGCTACGTTTTGCCGACGATTATGTCACAAAGCCTTTTCATCCTGAAGAACTCGCCGCAAGAATTGATGTGTTATTTAGAAGAAATCAGCATGCAGTGTCTCAAGAGATTCAGTTAAAACATCTAACCGTCAATCTGACAGAAAACCGCATTGTCAAAAAGGATGGAGAAGAGATCTTTTTGACAGCCAAGCAGCATCAGATTTTCATGTATTTATTGCGCCATCCCAATCAGATTTTAACAAAGGAACAGCTTTACGAAGCTGTGTGGGGAGAGTCTTATATAGAGGGGGATAAAACCTTAATGGTTCATATTCGCTACTTGAGAGAAAAGATTGAAGAAGATCCGAGCGCTCCAAAAATCGTGGAGACAATACGCGGCATCGGCTATCGAGTGAAGCAATGA
- a CDS encoding RNA polymerase sigma factor, with protein sequence MLNTICRESKQPDCESYRRIFETYYERVYYAAYCVIKDPDLAQDVVQETFMKAFQHLHTVEDTEKIGAWLSTIATRTAIDHLRRMKRWSDCTMEDAFWERECCALTVETIVENALLKALLMREIDKLKPNYKEILIFHYLHDLKYEEISKLLDMHIGTVKTRVSRAKTKLKELIEQQPEIIEVMR encoded by the coding sequence ATGTTGAATACGATTTGCAGGGAATCGAAGCAACCGGATTGCGAGAGTTACAGGCGTATTTTTGAAACGTATTATGAGCGGGTCTATTATGCTGCATATTGCGTCATCAAAGATCCTGATTTGGCGCAGGACGTCGTGCAAGAAACCTTCATGAAGGCTTTTCAGCATTTGCACACGGTCGAGGATACAGAAAAAATAGGTGCATGGCTGTCGACCATTGCGACTCGAACGGCCATTGATCATTTACGTCGCATGAAAAGATGGAGTGATTGCACAATGGAGGATGCCTTTTGGGAGCGAGAATGCTGCGCGTTGACGGTTGAAACCATTGTAGAAAACGCACTTCTTAAAGCATTGTTAATGAGGGAAATTGATAAACTAAAACCGAATTATAAAGAAATATTGATCTTCCATTATCTTCATGACTTGAAGTATGAAGAAATCTCTAAGTTGTTAGATATGCATATTGGGACTGTGAAAACACGAGTATCCCGTGCAAAAACCAAATTGAAAGAACTGATTGAGCAACAGCCTGAAATTATTGAGGTAATGCGATGA
- a CDS encoding alpha/beta hydrolase — MRKILVALFVSIFSIVMLTVLLFVVSPVPTSMLIHKLFEGGMAVEPANYAEIEQGTRTYQDVSYQSVYQDGDLDIITPKEFEGKLPVIFWVHGGAFLGGDKADITEYAVQIANEGYIVVNLNYELAPSAKYPTPLLQVSEAYSFIMQEAATYGMNMDRVYFAGDSAGAQIVSQFVNVQVEPSYAKVAKLEAIVLPETIEGVLLFCGPYDVTRFGEISDNALVSFLFRRVGWAYLGDRNWLDSDEAKEASIIEYVSESFPPTFITDGNTGSFEDQGIELTQKLKDNGVFVQDIFYSTEEAEFGHEYQFVMNTPQAENTFQEMMAFLKTTQGDSEER; from the coding sequence ATGAGGAAAATACTTGTGGCACTGTTCGTTTCGATATTCTCTATTGTTATGCTAACGGTCTTGTTATTTGTTGTTTCGCCAGTACCGACTTCTATGCTCATTCATAAATTATTTGAAGGTGGCATGGCGGTAGAGCCTGCTAACTACGCTGAAATTGAGCAGGGAACTCGTACGTACCAAGATGTATCTTATCAATCTGTTTATCAAGATGGTGATCTAGATATCATCACGCCGAAAGAATTTGAAGGCAAGTTGCCGGTGATTTTTTGGGTGCATGGCGGTGCATTTTTGGGTGGTGATAAAGCCGACATTACCGAGTATGCCGTCCAGATTGCCAATGAAGGATACATCGTTGTCAATTTGAACTACGAATTGGCGCCAAGTGCAAAATATCCAACACCACTACTTCAGGTCAGTGAGGCTTATTCATTTATCATGCAGGAAGCAGCTACTTATGGAATGAATATGGATCGTGTGTATTTTGCAGGAGATTCTGCTGGTGCACAAATTGTGAGCCAGTTTGTCAATGTGCAAGTGGAGCCGAGTTATGCGAAGGTAGCCAAGCTGGAAGCAATTGTTCTGCCTGAGACAATCGAGGGTGTACTGCTGTTTTGCGGGCCCTATGATGTGACGCGTTTTGGTGAAATTAGCGATAATGCGTTAGTCAGTTTCTTGTTCCGTAGAGTTGGTTGGGCATACCTAGGTGATCGAAATTGGCTAGACTCCGATGAGGCGAAGGAAGCCTCTATTATTGAATATGTGTCTGAGAGCTTCCCTCCGACTTTCATTACAGACGGCAACACGGGTTCATTTGAAGATCAAGGAATAGAGCTTACACAAAAGTTGAAAGACAATGGCGTTTTTGTGCAGGATATTTTCTACTCGACGGAAGAAGCAGAATTTGGGCATGAATACCAGTTTGTCATGAATACGCCGCAAGCTGAAAATACGTTTCAGGAAATGATGGCGTTTTTGAAGACTACTCAAGGCGATTCAGAGGAGAGATGA
- a CDS encoding c-type cytochrome yields MKRTSTLVLGLLFVVALVVIGAMANQLKNNKESATEPAEEQVETPGKVAGVTHTPPSLDDVPEGPLGEAILRGYELTNDTSNVLRSEAASVEDGESRVNALSCTSCHAGAGLEEDSSSFVGVSAVYPMYIPRSGQIVTLEERINGCMVRSMDGEKFASDDEDLDAMVAYLTYISEGIPVGAELPWRHQNSLDDLPTPSVADGEELYQQSCIACHAGDGSGNGSNTGPALWGEGSFNDGAGMARMTKMAGYIQNNMPVGAEKTLTDQEASDLAAFILSQDRPEWENHDKDWPNGNRPTDIMTKERRQQVQDGTIDWDEVLGKNKQ; encoded by the coding sequence ATGAAAAGAACGTCGACTTTAGTTCTAGGTTTATTATTTGTCGTTGCATTAGTCGTTATTGGCGCAATGGCCAATCAATTGAAAAATAACAAAGAGTCCGCAACTGAACCCGCGGAAGAGCAAGTAGAAACACCAGGAAAAGTAGCAGGGGTTACGCATACGCCACCCTCGCTAGATGATGTACCAGAAGGACCTCTTGGCGAAGCGATTTTAAGAGGGTATGAGCTGACGAACGATACGTCTAATGTATTGCGATCGGAAGCGGCGTCTGTGGAAGATGGCGAAAGTCGTGTGAACGCGCTATCTTGTACGAGTTGTCACGCAGGTGCTGGATTAGAAGAAGATTCGTCTTCATTCGTAGGTGTATCGGCAGTTTATCCGATGTATATTCCACGTTCAGGTCAAATTGTGACGTTGGAAGAGCGTATTAATGGTTGTATGGTACGCAGTATGGATGGCGAGAAGTTTGCCTCGGATGATGAAGATTTGGATGCAATGGTTGCTTATTTGACGTATATTTCTGAAGGGATTCCGGTTGGAGCTGAGTTACCATGGCGTCATCAGAATAGCCTTGATGATTTGCCAACGCCAAGCGTAGCCGATGGTGAGGAATTGTATCAGCAATCTTGTATTGCTTGTCACGCTGGAGACGGGTCGGGTAACGGCTCGAATACAGGACCTGCTTTATGGGGTGAAGGCTCGTTCAACGATGGTGCAGGTATGGCGCGGATGACAAAAATGGCAGGTTATATTCAAAATAATATGCCAGTTGGCGCTGAAAAAACATTAACTGACCAAGAAGCAAGTGACCTTGCAGCCTTCATTTTATCGCAAGATCGTCCAGAGTGGGAAAACCACGACAAAGACTGGCCAAATGGTAACCGCCCAACAGATATTATGACGAAGGAACGTCGTCAACAAGTGCAAGACGGTACAATTGATTGGGATGAAGTGCTAGGGAAGAATAAACAATAA